One genomic region from Croceicoccus sp. YJ47 encodes:
- a CDS encoding TrbI/VirB10 family protein: MTDAANTTGTAPLQAESAASSELSGLNTRTARRQKLLLGSLGALALIGGCWFILGGDDKAKTGDPNAAQTIDTAGLVNRDLSQREFVATYGNRLDAVTREQKALKDGSIPRSEIEAQLAALKAENQAMRVDGQSAIDAISAENAELKTRLAAQPASPAPAVPPPAYGPQAGGYDARARSPQTSAVAAAGDPQGGMIPSPGEVKLMSFSSDKAGVSGLRVGRPDAPPVVVEDSPDYLPPNSYAPARVIVGVDASAGVASQTDPLPVVLRITGPARSVMQNGKVLTTRIQGCIVNGAARGDLSSEKVYVKLARMTCDQPGGRVAVSEVKGFISFAGKSGVRGRVVSREGSLISQALLAGIVGGFGRGFSANANSVFSGVTTNPDGSRSKLSAGDILGGGLGQGAADAADTVSKYLIERAEQYQPVVEMPTGIDVEIVFLDGVYVRNSQ, translated from the coding sequence ATGACTGATGCAGCCAATACGACAGGCACTGCCCCTTTGCAGGCCGAGAGCGCGGCATCGTCCGAACTTTCCGGGCTCAACACCCGCACCGCGCGCCGTCAGAAGCTGCTGCTGGGATCGCTGGGAGCACTCGCCCTCATCGGCGGATGCTGGTTCATCCTTGGCGGCGATGACAAGGCCAAGACCGGCGATCCCAATGCGGCGCAGACGATCGACACGGCGGGTCTGGTCAACCGCGATCTGTCCCAGCGCGAGTTCGTCGCGACTTATGGCAACCGTCTGGATGCGGTCACGCGCGAACAGAAGGCGCTCAAAGACGGCAGCATTCCACGAAGCGAGATCGAAGCGCAGCTGGCGGCTCTCAAGGCCGAGAACCAGGCCATGCGGGTCGATGGACAGTCCGCGATCGATGCCATCTCGGCAGAGAACGCTGAGCTCAAGACCCGGCTTGCCGCGCAGCCTGCATCGCCGGCACCGGCTGTACCGCCACCGGCCTATGGGCCGCAGGCAGGCGGCTATGACGCACGGGCCCGTTCACCTCAAACTAGCGCCGTCGCCGCAGCAGGCGACCCGCAGGGCGGAATGATCCCGTCGCCTGGCGAGGTGAAGCTGATGAGCTTCAGCTCTGACAAGGCTGGGGTGAGCGGTCTGAGAGTGGGCCGTCCCGATGCACCGCCGGTCGTCGTCGAGGATTCGCCCGATTACCTGCCGCCCAACTCCTACGCGCCGGCACGCGTAATCGTCGGCGTCGATGCCTCGGCAGGCGTCGCCAGCCAGACCGATCCGCTGCCTGTGGTGCTTCGGATTACCGGCCCTGCTCGTTCGGTCATGCAGAACGGAAAAGTTCTGACCACCCGGATCCAGGGCTGCATTGTCAACGGCGCGGCACGCGGGGATCTCAGCAGTGAGAAGGTCTATGTGAAGCTCGCCCGCATGACCTGCGATCAGCCTGGCGGCAGGGTCGCAGTGAGCGAGGTCAAAGGCTTCATCAGCTTCGCTGGCAAGTCCGGGGTCCGCGGCCGCGTCGTAAGCCGCGAAGGCAGCCTCATCAGCCAGGCCCTGCTGGCCGGGATCGTCGGCGGCTTCGGGCGCGGCTTCTCGGCCAACGCCAACAGCGTCTTCTCCGGCGTCACGACCAACCCCGACGGCAGTCGCTCCAAGCTCTCGGCCGGCGACATTCTCGGTGGCGGGCTTGGCCAGGGCGCCGCCGACGCTGCCGACACGGTCAGCAAATACCTGATCGAGCGCGCCGAACAGTACCAACCCGTCGTCGAGATGCCGACCGGCATCGATGTCGAGATCGTGTTCCTCGACGGCGTCTACGTGAGGAACTCCCAATGA
- a CDS encoding HEPN domain-containing protein, producing MVYRYPLGNSLHPEALKEKQRSLRDGFQTPLALRVHRALSWLRRAEAEDQDHDVRFILLWIGFNAAYAGDVEASASSSAPEGERGLFQAFFSTLVKFDARHRVYDAVWQRFSQEIRLLLDNRYVYHPFWQHQNGAAGHADWEQKLERSRTAIKHALRDHDTARILSILFDRLYVLRNQLVHGGATWNSDVNRDQVRDGASILGCLLPIFIDLMMDNPEHRWPMPNYPVVD from the coding sequence ATGGTTTACCGTTACCCCCTTGGCAATTCTCTCCATCCCGAAGCCTTGAAAGAGAAGCAGCGCTCGCTGCGCGACGGCTTTCAGACCCCCTTGGCACTGCGCGTTCATCGCGCGCTATCCTGGCTTCGGCGTGCGGAAGCCGAGGATCAGGACCATGACGTCCGCTTCATTCTTCTCTGGATCGGGTTCAACGCGGCCTATGCCGGTGATGTTGAGGCTTCAGCCAGTAGCTCTGCACCGGAAGGCGAACGCGGACTGTTCCAGGCTTTCTTCTCGACCTTGGTGAAGTTCGACGCGCGCCACCGGGTCTACGATGCTGTTTGGCAGCGGTTCAGTCAGGAAATACGGCTGTTGCTGGACAATCGCTATGTCTATCACCCGTTCTGGCAGCACCAGAATGGGGCCGCTGGCCACGCGGATTGGGAGCAGAAGCTTGAACGCAGCCGAACCGCGATCAAGCATGCCTTGCGCGATCATGACACCGCTCGGATCCTCTCGATCTTGTTCGATCGGCTCTATGTCCTGAGGAACCAATTGGTACATGGCGGCGCAACCTGGAACAGCGATGTCAATCGCGATCAAGTGAGGGATGGCGCATCAATTCTGGGCTGCCTGCTGCCAATCTTCATCGATCTGATGATGGATAACCCGGAACACAGGTGGCCGATGCCGAACTATCCTGTGGTCGACTAA
- the traL gene encoding type IV conjugative transfer system protein TraL has product MADPYIIPRRLDDPELIGFWTIDEFAGMLAPFTWGILTQHIFIGIIVAFGAWFALRKAKAGRASSWVAHAAYWYLPAGFLGLKATPPSHCRLLAG; this is encoded by the coding sequence ATGGCAGACCCATACATCATTCCTCGACGGCTCGATGACCCGGAGCTTATCGGCTTCTGGACCATCGACGAGTTCGCGGGAATGCTGGCCCCCTTCACCTGGGGGATCCTCACCCAGCATATCTTTATCGGCATCATAGTCGCCTTCGGCGCCTGGTTCGCATTGCGAAAGGCAAAAGCAGGACGCGCCAGCTCCTGGGTAGCCCATGCCGCATACTGGTATCTGCCTGCGGGATTTCTGGGCCTCAAGGCAACGCCGCCTTCCCACTGCCGACTACTCGCCGGTTGA
- a CDS encoding type IV conjugative transfer system protein TraE, translating into MFSDISHERQQSLLRQRNLFALTSAGLGLALVVAGSLAATRDREVVLVPTVPKALTVSSAGVEADYLELVTRDAALVLLNRSPEGLDYWMNEILKLADPASYGRLKAELVRIVDEQRGSDVTQAFVIRSMTVDPKGLTSDVTGTLKTFVGAQVIASDERRFRFSWTYRGLRLALSGFAQLPPQDKSKEAQ; encoded by the coding sequence ATGTTTTCCGACATATCCCACGAACGTCAGCAATCGCTGCTGCGCCAGCGGAACCTCTTTGCGCTCACCAGCGCGGGGCTTGGCCTCGCACTGGTCGTCGCTGGGAGCCTTGCCGCTACCCGCGACCGCGAGGTGGTGCTGGTTCCGACCGTTCCGAAAGCGCTCACCGTGAGCAGTGCCGGGGTCGAGGCCGATTATCTCGAGCTCGTCACCCGCGATGCGGCCCTTGTTCTCCTCAATCGCAGTCCGGAAGGCCTCGATTATTGGATGAACGAGATCCTGAAGCTCGCTGATCCCGCAAGCTATGGCCGCCTCAAGGCCGAGCTCGTCCGGATCGTCGACGAGCAGCGGGGCTCGGACGTCACGCAGGCTTTCGTGATCCGGTCGATGACTGTCGACCCCAAGGGCCTCACCTCGGATGTGACCGGGACCCTCAAGACCTTCGTCGGCGCGCAGGTGATTGCGAGTGACGAGCGCCGCTTCCGCTTCAGTTGGACTTACCGCGGTCTGCGCCTGGCGCTCTCCGGGTTTGCGCAGCTCCCCCCACAGGATAAATCGAAGGAGGCCCAGTGA
- a CDS encoding DsbC family protein has product MIENTLLEQDNRRRRWLRPAAGLAAIIAVSAATGWGVASLAAPAAAPDTAKVREALKLRLPKTPIDAINCKGLGGLCEVASKSTLFYVDRAAKYLVIYRVYDMEARQDLTAARLLALNPDLLAAGAARRSNPETQAEGGPSAAAASARTTPPRHVPLGNLPAKGAITWGPANGPHVVVFSDFHCGYCKKLEAELKAIGARVEERPISIFGAESRRDAERVLCSPRPELALHMAYSGLALANPKPCDTSGLDANEAFARAHGFGGTPVIVRPADGAVLEGFRPAAVLREFLRAAPTPAPKG; this is encoded by the coding sequence ATGATCGAAAATACTCTCCTCGAGCAGGACAATCGTCGGCGCCGCTGGTTGCGCCCGGCGGCCGGACTGGCGGCGATCATCGCCGTGTCGGCCGCGACGGGATGGGGTGTGGCAAGCCTTGCTGCCCCTGCTGCCGCTCCGGACACGGCGAAGGTTCGAGAGGCGCTCAAGCTGCGCCTGCCCAAGACGCCGATCGACGCGATCAACTGCAAGGGCCTTGGCGGCCTGTGCGAGGTCGCGTCCAAATCGACGCTTTTCTACGTCGACCGCGCTGCGAAGTATTTAGTGATCTACCGGGTCTACGACATGGAAGCCCGTCAGGATCTGACGGCTGCCCGGTTGCTTGCCCTCAATCCGGACCTGTTGGCAGCGGGGGCAGCGCGGCGCAGCAATCCTGAAACACAAGCGGAAGGCGGCCCGAGCGCAGCCGCAGCGTCAGCCCGGACCACCCCGCCGCGCCATGTCCCGCTCGGCAATCTTCCAGCCAAAGGCGCGATCACTTGGGGTCCTGCCAACGGTCCGCATGTCGTCGTCTTTTCGGACTTCCACTGCGGCTATTGCAAGAAGCTCGAGGCCGAATTGAAGGCGATCGGAGCGCGGGTTGAAGAGCGGCCGATCTCGATCTTCGGGGCCGAAAGCCGGCGCGATGCTGAACGGGTTCTGTGCTCGCCCCGGCCTGAGCTGGCGCTGCATATGGCCTATTCGGGTCTGGCGCTCGCCAATCCCAAACCCTGCGACACGAGCGGGCTCGATGCCAACGAGGCCTTCGCGCGAGCCCACGGCTTTGGCGGCACGCCTGTGATCGTGCGCCCCGCCGATGGCGCCGTTCTCGAGGGCTTCCGGCCTGCCGCCGTGCTCCGGGAATTCCTGCGCGCTGCCCCCACCCCTGCTCCCAAAGGATAG
- a CDS encoding type-F conjugative transfer system secretin TraK — translation MAYRSGAQTRALLLSVAALLAAAAEPAHAADQFKQAADGAAIECSVSARELTRFALVDDQFASVSKISTGTPYNDFAVTNEPVRGDIYVSVPETYAARAISFFATTKKGFVYKVVCRVEQIPAAQIFVTNPAIAKNRAADWESQTPLETSAVRLIQAMANDRSVDGFEVRQATASPARVGDLELQLIADYRGASLTGKVVRIHNRGSKSVTLAERDLAPRDTLAVSIAEPKLEPGASTTAFVVGANGETGHD, via the coding sequence ATGGCTTACCGATCAGGGGCCCAGACGCGGGCCTTACTTCTGAGCGTGGCAGCGCTGCTCGCCGCAGCAGCCGAGCCTGCCCATGCGGCCGACCAGTTCAAACAGGCCGCCGATGGCGCCGCGATCGAATGCAGCGTTTCGGCACGCGAGCTCACCCGCTTCGCATTGGTCGACGACCAGTTCGCCAGCGTCTCGAAGATCTCGACCGGCACGCCGTACAACGACTTTGCCGTGACCAACGAGCCGGTGCGCGGCGACATCTACGTGTCCGTGCCCGAAACCTACGCGGCGCGGGCCATCAGCTTCTTCGCCACGACCAAAAAAGGCTTCGTCTACAAGGTCGTGTGCCGGGTCGAGCAGATCCCGGCAGCGCAGATCTTCGTTACCAACCCGGCGATCGCGAAGAACCGTGCCGCTGACTGGGAAAGCCAGACCCCGCTCGAAACAAGCGCCGTCAGGCTCATTCAGGCGATGGCCAATGACCGGTCGGTCGATGGCTTCGAGGTACGCCAGGCTACCGCTAGCCCTGCGCGCGTTGGCGATCTCGAGCTCCAGCTCATCGCCGATTATCGCGGCGCCAGCCTCACCGGGAAAGTCGTCCGCATCCACAATCGCGGATCGAAGAGCGTGACGCTCGCCGAACGCGATCTGGCACCGCGCGACACGCTCGCCGTCTCGATCGCCGAACCAAAGCTCGAACCCGGGGCCAGCACCACGGCCTTTGTTGTCGGCGCAAACGGGGAGACCGGCCATGACTGA
- a CDS encoding conjugal transfer protein TraV, whose protein sequence is MRFPTRLLACACLVGLASGCATFGTNVEGDFTCRAPKGDCAPAHIIDAKATDNLSNGTLLHAVARQRSGVVDADTSRTAERTLRVVFPAHVDEAGTLHDEAVAWTVVENPRWATELRRKAGEDQGGSLMRQVRRQLKAAQRAPAPDGAEGDPNAPDEASPFSSARDDAGQAGGISGADAPSPFNETSDASPLVLPSTAREAVAGAKAPAVEGFDTSPPPRDRAPRPEAGQSAPLFPSAAAIEAAKAAIRPAVRTGEQPIVSTSQPKEPK, encoded by the coding sequence ATGCGTTTTCCGACACGTCTCCTTGCCTGCGCCTGTCTGGTCGGTCTTGCCAGTGGCTGCGCCACGTTCGGCACCAACGTCGAGGGCGATTTCACCTGCCGCGCGCCGAAGGGCGACTGCGCACCAGCCCATATCATCGATGCCAAGGCGACGGACAATCTGTCGAACGGCACGCTGCTCCATGCTGTCGCGCGGCAGAGGTCAGGCGTCGTGGATGCCGACACCAGCCGCACGGCGGAACGCACCTTGCGCGTCGTCTTCCCCGCTCATGTCGATGAAGCTGGAACGCTGCATGACGAAGCGGTCGCCTGGACCGTCGTCGAAAATCCGCGCTGGGCCACCGAGCTGCGCCGCAAGGCGGGTGAGGACCAGGGCGGATCCCTGATGCGCCAGGTCCGTCGGCAGCTGAAAGCCGCCCAGAGAGCCCCAGCACCGGACGGTGCGGAAGGAGACCCGAACGCACCTGATGAGGCGTCGCCCTTCTCGTCTGCACGCGACGACGCGGGTCAGGCTGGCGGCATCTCGGGCGCCGATGCCCCCAGTCCCTTCAACGAAACTTCAGATGCCTCGCCGCTGGTCCTCCCCTCCACGGCGCGCGAGGCCGTTGCCGGTGCCAAGGCACCGGCGGTCGAGGGGTTCGACACGTCGCCTCCCCCGCGTGATCGAGCCCCTCGGCCTGAGGCGGGGCAGAGCGCTCCGCTGTTCCCCAGCGCAGCGGCGATTGAAGCCGCGAAAGCTGCAATCCGCCCGGCAGTCAGAACCGGCGAACAGCCGATCGTCAGCACCTCGCAGCCGAAGGAGCCCAAGTGA
- a CDS encoding ATP-binding protein: MEPELREIARKMARQRAAQAEFSQSEQGEATHFAHAAARVLQAMSVNQVKRCGEDLIDLIDREVPVAALHKLSNREKPSVAEMRAVARQLTAKRAAPTQLDSVFTWVGELFGLDSAEVTILSIFARWGKFECWRELVRRAPISCSNLTPSAVAQLSGLSGNTVDRKLMPGAPLFSSRLLHDDRDGEYSLSPLLRRLIRVHAESRDEMLRWLMPEPERGGLLWDDFEHLDPLRSIALKVLTSKEPVSILLFGEPGTGKTEFARTLATEAGSGAIFAGLSDDFGNEPDRSERLDHLMILRAMCRHHRERVIVVDEADDVLMMSERKGSSKQWINRLVEAPQVPTIWIVNQRSRLDPAVLRRMTLAIGFDRPRLAVRERVAQRSAEAASVDLSDAELRDIACLKAPPAVVAAGMKAAHLANGGADVAKTAIHSVMRVLGQSCTPEASGCSVYDPNLSRADTDLSRLAERLAATPDRGWSLLLSGPSGTGKSAFARHLAQVMGLEIEERRCSDLMSPYVGETEQNIAEAFARAAERGALLLIDEVDSFLYRREAGQRSWEVSQVNEMLVQLEHLRTPFVATTNLADNLDPATQRRFTIRATFNAMTPAQASQLFKARFGLDWPLEWPIHHGQTPGDFAVVAHRANLLAERDPAVLVRWLRDEIEARGDHARGTMGFHIHSDTAPCRRAERFDEAA, translated from the coding sequence ATGGAACCAGAACTCAGGGAGATTGCGCGCAAGATGGCACGTCAAAGGGCAGCACAGGCGGAATTCAGCCAGAGCGAGCAGGGTGAAGCAACGCATTTCGCTCACGCTGCTGCAAGGGTTCTTCAGGCGATGAGTGTCAATCAGGTCAAGCGGTGCGGCGAGGATCTGATTGATCTGATTGACCGTGAGGTGCCCGTTGCTGCCTTGCATAAGCTCTCCAATCGGGAAAAGCCTTCAGTGGCCGAAATGCGGGCTGTCGCTCGGCAATTGACAGCGAAGCGCGCCGCGCCAACCCAATTGGACAGCGTGTTTACATGGGTCGGCGAGCTGTTCGGCCTCGATTCCGCCGAGGTCACCATTCTCAGCATCTTTGCCCGCTGGGGAAAATTTGAGTGCTGGCGAGAGCTCGTGCGCCGGGCACCCATCTCATGCAGCAACCTCACCCCGAGTGCTGTCGCCCAACTCTCCGGTCTCTCCGGCAACACCGTCGACCGAAAACTGATGCCCGGTGCACCGCTGTTTTCCTCGCGCCTTCTGCATGACGACCGCGACGGAGAATACAGCCTGAGCCCCCTGCTCAGGCGCCTGATTCGGGTCCACGCGGAAAGCCGGGACGAGATGCTGCGCTGGCTCATGCCCGAACCGGAGCGAGGGGGATTGCTGTGGGATGACTTCGAGCACCTCGATCCACTGCGGAGCATCGCTCTCAAAGTCCTCACGAGCAAAGAGCCTGTCAGCATCTTGCTGTTCGGGGAGCCGGGCACCGGCAAAACCGAATTTGCGCGCACCCTTGCCACGGAGGCCGGAAGCGGCGCGATCTTTGCCGGTTTGAGCGACGATTTCGGCAACGAGCCCGATCGCTCTGAGCGCCTCGATCATCTGATGATTTTGCGGGCGATGTGCCGTCATCACCGCGAAAGGGTCATCGTTGTCGATGAAGCGGACGATGTCCTGATGATGAGCGAGCGCAAAGGCAGTTCCAAGCAATGGATTAACCGTCTCGTCGAAGCACCGCAGGTTCCCACGATCTGGATCGTCAACCAGCGTTCGCGATTGGACCCCGCCGTCCTGCGACGCATGACCCTTGCAATCGGCTTCGATCGCCCGCGCCTGGCTGTGCGAGAGCGAGTAGCACAAAGGTCCGCTGAAGCCGCATCGGTTGACCTCAGCGATGCTGAACTGCGTGATATTGCTTGCCTGAAAGCGCCCCCTGCCGTGGTGGCTGCAGGTATGAAGGCGGCCCATCTTGCCAATGGCGGGGCAGATGTCGCGAAGACTGCGATCCATAGCGTCATGCGCGTTCTGGGACAGTCCTGCACGCCGGAAGCGTCCGGCTGCTCAGTCTACGACCCCAATCTGTCGCGTGCGGACACGGACTTGTCTCGCCTTGCTGAGCGCCTTGCCGCCACCCCAGACCGCGGTTGGAGCCTGCTGCTGTCTGGGCCTTCAGGTACTGGCAAATCCGCTTTTGCAAGGCATCTCGCCCAGGTCATGGGATTGGAGATCGAAGAGCGGCGGTGCTCGGACCTCATGAGCCCCTATGTAGGTGAGACCGAACAGAACATCGCCGAAGCCTTTGCCAGGGCGGCAGAGCGCGGCGCACTGCTGTTGATCGACGAGGTCGACAGCTTCCTGTATCGCCGCGAGGCCGGTCAGAGGAGCTGGGAGGTCAGCCAGGTCAACGAGATGCTGGTGCAGCTCGAACACCTCCGTACTCCCTTCGTCGCGACGACCAATCTGGCCGATAACCTTGATCCGGCAACACAGCGCCGCTTCACGATCCGTGCCACGTTCAATGCCATGACACCCGCTCAGGCCAGCCAGCTTTTCAAAGCCAGATTCGGACTCGACTGGCCTTTGGAGTGGCCCATCCACCATGGCCAAACCCCCGGCGACTTTGCCGTCGTTGCGCACCGCGCAAATCTACTCGCGGAACGAGATCCTGCTGTCCTGGTGCGCTGGCTGCGTGACGAGATTGAAGCACGCGGCGACCACGCAAGGGGCACGATGGGGTTTCACATCCACTCGGACACTGCGCCATGCCGACGAGCAGAGCGGTTCGACGAAGCAGCATAA
- the traC gene encoding type IV secretion system protein TraC has product MAEQLKTVVDRLLSGLLGDAEHADKARPQLMVDMLSDWLPYRVYDPATRLYFNARSKGFVLSVTPLIGADERTGEILGQFFSEGLPAGACLQVLHLASPRISRIIAPWFAPRYIQGGVYEAIARHRARRLYSLVWESGSPDAPFHARHHQVIVSVGVPTSKSVSNEDLKQTRDGLVAMLKSLNLGVVEVGPEALIAVIDDLTSPTTAPQDDAVPYNPNDPIASQAIRHDIELVVAEDRMRLVTERFRPTGKVNDGVPEIGTVYPDAFDVRHFAVRNMPSRWAPWECARLIGDLFTDKLRFPCPAATMLCLVYPDQEAASAKAGFKFMRTTSLAGTRSARFLPRIGEQAAEWQHVQAELQEGRRLVRVFYGVTAYSPLGQGDRHERAIKSIYKAAGWDLTDERYLQIQGFLAAMPLTLADGLGADMERLKRFKTVLSTTAANIAPMQGEYLGSAHPHLLFVGRRGQPFFWSPFENDAGNHNVAICGKSGSGKSVLLQEMCAALRGAGAQVVVIDDGRSFEHSVKLQGGRFVEFTMKAGFCLNPFSMIDGTRAAEDEDYRLDCFGMIKAIVGQMARHSAKLTDIERGLIDRAVNLVWAQHGAAATVTTVGEMLASLGHDTATDIATALAPYMAGGTYGAFFEGQASLDLDADFTVFEMSDLASREDLRSVVLSAIMFMTSQAMTRSPRSLRKLLLIDEAWSMLKGGSMGEFVETYARTCRKYGGALATATQSLNDYYKSDGATAALENSDWMLILQQKPETIADFKASKRLDMDDRTETLIRSLKRSGSDYSEVFIKGPETEAIGRLVLDDYSATLFSSSPQTFAAIDAEIARGHQLADAIERIAHPNR; this is encoded by the coding sequence ATGGCCGAACAACTCAAGACCGTCGTCGATCGGCTGCTCAGTGGATTGCTGGGTGATGCCGAGCACGCTGACAAAGCCCGCCCGCAGCTCATGGTCGACATGCTCTCCGACTGGCTCCCCTACCGGGTCTACGATCCGGCAACACGCCTTTACTTCAACGCACGCTCGAAGGGCTTTGTCCTTTCGGTTACGCCGCTGATCGGAGCCGACGAGCGCACCGGGGAAATCCTGGGACAGTTCTTCTCGGAAGGACTGCCAGCAGGCGCCTGCCTGCAGGTGCTCCACCTTGCAAGCCCGCGCATCAGCAGGATCATCGCCCCGTGGTTCGCCCCACGGTACATTCAGGGCGGGGTGTACGAAGCGATTGCCCGGCACCGGGCGCGGCGGCTCTATTCGCTCGTCTGGGAGTCCGGCTCGCCGGACGCGCCCTTCCATGCGCGGCATCACCAGGTCATCGTCTCGGTCGGGGTGCCGACGTCCAAATCGGTCAGCAATGAGGATCTCAAGCAGACCCGCGATGGCCTGGTGGCGATGCTCAAGTCGCTCAATCTCGGCGTGGTCGAAGTCGGGCCGGAAGCGCTCATCGCTGTCATCGATGATCTGACTTCGCCCACCACCGCCCCGCAGGACGATGCGGTGCCCTACAACCCGAATGATCCAATCGCCTCCCAGGCGATCCGCCACGACATCGAACTGGTGGTGGCTGAAGATCGCATGCGGCTCGTGACCGAGCGTTTCCGCCCCACTGGCAAGGTCAATGACGGCGTGCCCGAGATCGGGACAGTCTATCCCGATGCCTTCGATGTCCGGCATTTTGCCGTACGCAACATGCCATCGCGCTGGGCCCCGTGGGAATGCGCGCGGCTGATCGGCGACCTGTTCACCGACAAGCTGCGCTTCCCCTGCCCCGCCGCCACCATGCTGTGTCTCGTCTATCCGGACCAGGAGGCTGCATCGGCGAAGGCTGGCTTCAAGTTCATGCGGACAACCAGCCTCGCCGGGACCCGCAGCGCCCGGTTCCTGCCGCGGATCGGGGAACAGGCCGCCGAGTGGCAACATGTTCAGGCCGAGCTCCAGGAAGGCCGCCGTCTCGTGCGGGTCTTCTACGGTGTGACGGCCTATTCACCGCTGGGTCAGGGTGATCGCCACGAACGCGCGATCAAGTCAATCTACAAGGCGGCGGGCTGGGACCTCACCGACGAGCGCTACCTCCAGATCCAGGGATTCCTGGCCGCGATGCCGCTCACCCTGGCTGACGGGCTCGGCGCCGATATGGAACGGCTGAAGCGGTTCAAGACCGTGTTGTCGACGACCGCTGCCAATATCGCGCCCATGCAGGGCGAGTATCTCGGCAGCGCCCACCCCCACCTGCTGTTCGTCGGCCGTCGCGGCCAGCCCTTCTTTTGGTCCCCGTTCGAGAACGATGCCGGCAACCACAATGTCGCGATCTGCGGCAAGTCGGGATCGGGCAAGTCGGTGCTGCTCCAGGAGATGTGCGCCGCGCTGCGCGGCGCCGGCGCGCAGGTTGTCGTGATCGACGATGGCCGCAGCTTCGAGCACTCGGTCAAGCTGCAGGGCGGCCGCTTTGTCGAGTTCACGATGAAAGCGGGCTTCTGCCTCAACCCGTTCTCGATGATCGATGGGACCCGCGCCGCCGAGGACGAGGACTACCGCCTCGACTGCTTCGGGATGATCAAGGCCATCGTCGGGCAAATGGCTCGCCACAGCGCGAAGCTGACCGATATCGAACGCGGATTGATCGACCGGGCGGTCAACCTCGTCTGGGCGCAGCACGGCGCGGCTGCCACGGTCACGACCGTCGGCGAAATGCTGGCCAGTCTCGGCCATGACACAGCGACGGACATCGCAACCGCGCTTGCCCCCTACATGGCGGGCGGGACTTACGGCGCCTTCTTCGAGGGCCAGGCAAGCCTCGACCTCGATGCAGACTTCACGGTTTTCGAGATGTCCGACCTCGCGAGCCGGGAGGATCTGCGCAGCGTCGTGCTCTCAGCCATCATGTTCATGACCAGCCAGGCCATGACGCGAAGCCCAAGGTCGCTGCGCAAGCTCCTGCTGATCGATGAAGCCTGGTCGATGCTGAAGGGCGGCTCGATGGGCGAATTCGTCGAAACCTACGCCCGCACCTGTCGCAAATATGGCGGCGCGCTGGCGACCGCTACCCAGTCGCTCAACGACTACTACAAGTCCGACGGGGCGACGGCGGCGCTCGAGAACAGCGACTGGATGCTGATCCTACAGCAAAAGCCGGAGACGATCGCCGATTTCAAGGCAAGCAAGCGCCTCGATATGGACGATCGCACCGAGACGCTGATCCGCAGTCTCAAGCGCTCCGGGAGCGACTATTCCGAGGTGTTCATCAAGGGGCCGGAGACCGAGGCGATCGGGCGGCTCGTGCTCGATGACTATTCGGCAACGCTCTTCTCGAGTTCGCCCCAGACCTTTGCCGCCATCGATGCCGAGATCGCGCGCGGGCACCAGCTCGCCGATGCCATCGAGCGCATCGCTCATCCCAACCGCTGA